Proteins co-encoded in one Marinobacter qingdaonensis genomic window:
- a CDS encoding XrtA system polysaccharide chain length determinant: MALPLSQLPKEIIKEVSARKWLALVVFIIVSFGILSAGFLWPYKYQAETIIFIDDQNIIRPLMEGSAVTTEINDTASAARELLWSRNVIEKIATDEEIFGEGAADTDRTTLEERVIGLRLNLSVVPRGDSYFAIAYQSDSPMKAFQVAQRMGQLFIEETNARKRSESRSAYEFINNQVRSYEKQLAEAEQRLQAFLSENVEGTEADANERMETLRSRLEQAEMERSELNARERSLSLELNRVSPTLAQGRTQDAYQTRISSLEEQLDNLRLRYHDTYPDIVILREQIQELRRQRSQELARGVEEPPPVDAGEAISNPIYQQIQTELTATRANIQTLNTRISGFQRLMTDQAQRMERIQENQAQYLELTRDMEVNKEIYDDLLKRRERARVSMHLDVEGQGLNYRINEKAQFPLTASGPSFPLFAAAGLFLGLAAPFGVAAGLLQIDPRVRAREQLEETLDMPVLVQLPKIRTPFELRRDRRVTLLVGVIAVIAVVVYLIVAGAALMGVIG; the protein is encoded by the coding sequence AGCGCCAGGAAATGGTTGGCACTGGTCGTATTTATCATCGTGAGCTTTGGAATCCTGAGCGCTGGGTTTCTCTGGCCCTATAAATATCAGGCCGAAACCATCATCTTCATTGATGACCAGAACATCATTCGCCCCCTGATGGAGGGCAGTGCGGTCACTACCGAGATCAATGACACCGCATCGGCTGCACGAGAGTTGCTTTGGAGCCGAAACGTCATTGAGAAAATCGCTACAGACGAAGAAATCTTTGGCGAAGGCGCCGCTGACACTGACCGAACCACGCTGGAAGAGCGAGTTATTGGTCTGCGCTTGAATCTTTCGGTTGTGCCTCGGGGCGATAGTTACTTTGCCATAGCCTACCAGTCCGACTCCCCCATGAAAGCCTTCCAGGTAGCCCAGCGCATGGGACAGCTCTTCATTGAGGAAACCAACGCACGCAAACGGTCGGAAAGCCGCAGCGCCTACGAGTTCATCAATAATCAGGTGCGCAGCTACGAGAAACAGCTGGCAGAGGCCGAGCAACGCCTACAGGCCTTTCTTTCTGAAAATGTGGAAGGTACTGAGGCGGATGCTAACGAGCGAATGGAAACACTGAGAAGTCGGCTCGAACAAGCCGAAATGGAACGGTCCGAGCTTAATGCGCGAGAGCGGTCTCTGTCGCTGGAATTGAACCGGGTCAGCCCAACGCTTGCCCAGGGGCGAACCCAGGATGCCTATCAAACACGCATCAGCTCCCTGGAGGAACAGCTTGATAACCTGCGGCTAAGATACCACGACACCTACCCAGACATTGTGATTCTCCGGGAACAGATTCAGGAGTTGCGGCGCCAGCGGAGCCAGGAGTTGGCCCGCGGCGTAGAGGAGCCGCCTCCGGTTGACGCAGGCGAGGCCATTTCTAACCCGATTTATCAGCAGATCCAGACGGAACTCACCGCCACAAGGGCCAATATCCAGACGCTGAACACGCGGATCAGCGGCTTTCAGAGACTGATGACGGATCAGGCCCAGCGCATGGAGCGAATCCAGGAAAACCAGGCGCAATATCTAGAGCTGACCCGTGATATGGAAGTCAACAAGGAAATTTACGATGACCTCCTGAAACGACGCGAGCGCGCCCGGGTGTCGATGCACCTGGATGTTGAGGGCCAGGGACTCAATTATCGAATAAACGAAAAGGCGCAATTCCCACTCACAGCGTCTGGACCGAGTTTCCCGCTTTTTGCCGCGGCGGGGCTGTTCCTTGGACTGGCGGCTCCTTTCGGCGTCGCTGCGGGATTGCTTCAGATCGACCCAAGAGTGCGGGCCCGAGAGCAGCTTGAGGAAACCCTGGATATGCCTGTTTTGGTGCAGTTGCCCAAGATTCGTACCCCATTTGAGCTACGACGGGATCGCAGGGTGACATTGCTTGTTGGGGTGATTGCGGTCATTGCAGTTGTCGTCTATTTGATTGTGGCCGGTGCAGCATTGATGGGAGTGATCGGATGA
- a CDS encoding polysaccharide biosynthesis protein, with protein sequence MNEQKGNTGPLPEGTDEDPPVVGDREGQDQEEGYWLKNRNELNRDGVPYSEWDDSRMLVPSSLELGPGAVDKYVISKQIVRMQEPRRLTTDDMDERRIVYPESANRALVNRFRDLRTKLLELSGGNNFTIVVSATERGAGASFVSLNLAAAFAFDQSKTAVVIDCNLREPSLHATLDIMPETGLTDFLDDSDYDIARILYPTGIPRLRLIPAGSRRETPSEFFTSFRMKQFLQAVRRRYPDRFIVLDTAPVTESPDARILSELCDYAMLVLPHGRVTPTTVEQAATAFNPQKFVGTVING encoded by the coding sequence ATGAATGAGCAAAAGGGGAATACCGGCCCGCTTCCCGAAGGAACGGACGAGGATCCGCCGGTAGTGGGAGATCGGGAAGGTCAGGACCAGGAGGAAGGATACTGGCTGAAAAATCGTAACGAGTTGAATCGGGACGGTGTGCCGTATTCGGAATGGGATGACTCGCGGATGCTGGTACCCAGTTCCCTGGAATTGGGACCGGGCGCCGTCGACAAGTACGTAATCAGCAAACAGATTGTTCGGATGCAGGAGCCGCGTCGGTTGACCACCGATGACATGGATGAGCGTAGAATTGTTTATCCCGAGTCCGCCAATCGTGCCTTGGTTAACCGGTTCCGAGACCTTCGTACCAAACTGCTGGAGCTCTCGGGCGGTAACAACTTTACCATTGTGGTGAGCGCGACGGAGCGAGGTGCAGGCGCCTCCTTTGTATCTTTGAATCTGGCAGCGGCCTTCGCCTTTGACCAATCGAAAACGGCCGTCGTCATTGACTGCAATCTCCGAGAACCTTCACTGCACGCCACCCTGGACATAATGCCGGAAACCGGTCTGACCGATTTTCTCGACGACTCAGACTATGACATTGCACGAATCCTGTACCCTACTGGGATTCCTCGCTTACGCCTGATTCCGGCGGGAAGTCGTCGGGAAACACCGAGTGAGTTTTTCACGTCCTTCCGGATGAAACAGTTTCTCCAGGCTGTCAGGCGCAGATACCCTGATCGTTTCATTGTTCTGGATACGGCACCCGTTACCGAGTCGCCCGATGCCCGCATTCTGTCGGAATTGTGTGACTACGCCATGTTGGTCCTGCCGCACGGTCGCGTTACTCCAACGACGGTCGAGCAAGCAGCGACAGCCTTTAATCCGCAAAAATTCGTCGGGACGGTGATCAATGGCTAG
- a CDS encoding outer membrane beta-barrel protein translates to MVPSAVLAEPAVFSIGLDSRLSDNIRRAPSNEQSDIESRLSLGVRHTSDPGNCNSDIVARGDYSYWLDDSYDPETTAEADFQGDCRLGSNVVWQASDYLRDVAQSSRVSNTPDDRTQKNVFRTGPIVTLRMGAVDDLVLTAGYENTEFREPEQKDGERYSASVGWNHFFDPSFTAGLSVSADRSELDTEEEIDRVTYSLPFTKTWEATALSGAIGYGQIETRLLNQPTQKYNTVVGNLLLVRQVNVTTQVELEVSRELTDQTSDLDSRFDDFTFDLSETSSVEVVAMRLGINNQLRGGSELDIDFFGSSSDYLDIEILEETLGIDTNYRRPISGQLTGTAGARYEWFKYSLDDTQDEIALVTAGIEFQLNRQVVFLSRVGYEQRTSDVPSREFDEAWILAGVVYEFR, encoded by the coding sequence ATGGTTCCGTCGGCCGTTCTAGCCGAACCGGCGGTCTTTTCCATCGGCTTGGATTCAAGGCTTTCAGACAATATTCGCCGCGCGCCATCCAATGAACAATCGGATATTGAATCCAGGCTTTCTCTCGGTGTGCGCCATACCTCTGATCCCGGTAATTGCAATTCAGATATCGTAGCCAGGGGTGATTATTCGTACTGGCTTGATGACAGCTATGATCCTGAAACTACCGCGGAGGCCGATTTCCAGGGCGATTGCCGCTTAGGGAGCAATGTTGTCTGGCAGGCGTCCGATTACTTGCGTGACGTTGCCCAGAGCAGCCGAGTCAGTAACACACCGGATGATCGGACTCAGAAGAATGTTTTCCGGACTGGCCCCATTGTCACTCTCAGAATGGGGGCCGTGGATGACTTGGTACTGACCGCAGGTTATGAGAATACCGAGTTTCGAGAGCCAGAGCAGAAAGACGGCGAACGCTACAGCGCCAGTGTGGGTTGGAACCATTTTTTTGACCCGTCTTTCACGGCAGGCTTGAGTGTAAGTGCTGACCGATCCGAGCTGGATACTGAGGAAGAAATTGATCGAGTAACCTACAGTTTGCCCTTTACCAAAACGTGGGAAGCTACGGCGCTGAGTGGCGCGATCGGCTACGGACAAATTGAAACGCGCTTGCTGAATCAACCGACCCAAAAGTACAACACGGTTGTCGGTAATCTTCTGCTCGTTCGGCAGGTAAACGTAACCACGCAGGTGGAGCTGGAAGTCAGTCGGGAGTTGACCGACCAGACTTCGGACCTGGATAGCCGATTCGATGACTTTACGTTTGACCTCTCTGAAACAAGTTCAGTTGAAGTGGTGGCAATGCGGTTGGGGATCAACAACCAGCTGCGAGGCGGCTCTGAACTTGATATAGACTTTTTTGGCAGCAGCTCCGACTACCTTGATATTGAAATCTTGGAAGAAACACTGGGGATCGATACCAACTACCGTAGGCCGATATCGGGTCAGCTCACCGGAACCGCGGGTGCCCGATATGAATGGTTTAAGTACTCTCTCGACGACACCCAAGATGAAATAGCCCTGGTCACCGCAGGCATAGAATTCCAATTGAATCGTCAGGTGGTTTTCTTAAGTAGGGTGGGGTACGAACAACGCACCAGCGATGTGCCAAGTCGGGAATTTGACGAGGCCTGGATCCTGGCGGGTGTGGTTTATGAGTTTCGCTGA
- a CDS encoding XrtA system polysaccharide deacetylase — MEGPIQNALTIDVEDYFQVAALAEAVAPEDWPVMEYRVEANTHRLLEVLDRHQTKATFFTLGWVAERSPELIRRIHQAGHEIASHGYSHQLVYTQTPDLFREETRRSKSVLENIIGEPVTGYRAASYSITAKSRWALDILCEEGFTWDSSIFPVHHDRYGMPGTPFQPYQLRTPNGGQLTEFPLSTCPLGNYRLPIAGGGYFRLFPYWFSRWGLGRINRAGQPFIFYLHPWEIDSDQPRLRVKLLSRFRHYNNLHKCMGRLEALLNDFSFAPVSRVLSGVPIPTTAVSV, encoded by the coding sequence ATGGAAGGTCCGATTCAGAACGCATTAACCATCGACGTGGAAGATTACTTTCAGGTAGCTGCCTTGGCTGAGGCGGTTGCGCCTGAGGACTGGCCAGTGATGGAGTACCGGGTAGAAGCGAACACGCATCGCTTACTCGAGGTGCTTGATCGTCATCAGACCAAAGCCACGTTTTTCACCTTGGGCTGGGTCGCGGAACGTTCCCCTGAGTTAATCCGACGTATTCATCAGGCCGGCCACGAAATTGCCAGTCACGGCTACAGCCATCAGCTGGTTTACACACAGACGCCCGATCTTTTCCGGGAAGAAACCCGACGCTCCAAGTCCGTCCTTGAAAATATCATCGGGGAGCCCGTTACCGGATATCGGGCCGCCAGTTACTCGATTACTGCAAAATCCCGGTGGGCCTTGGACATCCTCTGCGAGGAAGGATTCACATGGGATTCGTCGATTTTTCCGGTTCATCATGATCGCTACGGCATGCCGGGCACACCGTTCCAGCCTTACCAGCTTCGAACCCCGAACGGTGGTCAATTGACCGAATTCCCGCTGTCAACCTGCCCATTGGGCAACTATCGATTGCCCATTGCTGGCGGTGGATATTTCCGGCTTTTCCCCTACTGGTTCAGTCGTTGGGGACTAGGGCGGATCAATCGGGCAGGGCAGCCTTTCATTTTTTACCTGCACCCGTGGGAAATTGATAGCGATCAACCTCGCCTGAGGGTCAAGCTCCTTTCGCGCTTCAGACACTACAACAACCTGCATAAATGTATGGGCAGACTGGAGGCGCTGTTGAATGATTTCAGTTTTGCACCGGTTTCCCGTGTGCTCTCGGGTGTGCCGATCCCGACCACAGCAGTTTCCGTCTGA
- a CDS encoding FemAB family XrtA/PEP-CTERM system-associated protein, with amino-acid sequence MELSASRPADHKARLEQLKCTKSRLGRQLSGARKVGDDLQDLLAEFQAVTSEIKALQKRLKQQLNQTSTHEKWVPPNLTVSSAVLDQLVKSPVNVQLCTGGDVKAAEAYVACHPASSLWHRPVITSFIAETYRHPAQILIALSADKRVVGIVSLVQLKSRLFGNFMVSVPYFNYGGLLADHPTVADALIEAANRWREQESAAHLELRHVQNLGLGLPQRGNKVSFWLGLPDTTQQLWNSFKPKLRAQIRRGEREHAEFVLGGSEHLHDFYRVFSENMRDLGTPVYGRAFFRKLLQRLPEQTWLVVVRVGQKAVGCAFLAGYRNRLEIPWASTLRSVSHTSINMFMYWKILEFAVSRGYRVFDFGRCSEHAGTYHFKKQWGAQPIPLHWDYVLAPRAVLPALNPENPKYHLLIAIWKKLPVWAANTLGPPIVRMLP; translated from the coding sequence ATGGAACTATCCGCATCCAGACCCGCCGACCATAAGGCGCGACTTGAACAGCTAAAGTGCACAAAATCTCGCCTGGGGCGTCAGTTGAGTGGAGCTCGCAAGGTCGGGGACGATCTCCAGGACCTTCTTGCGGAATTTCAGGCTGTGACCAGCGAAATTAAAGCACTGCAAAAACGTCTCAAACAGCAATTAAATCAAACAAGCACCCACGAGAAATGGGTACCCCCAAATCTGACGGTAAGTAGCGCGGTTCTTGACCAGCTCGTTAAGAGTCCGGTGAATGTGCAGTTGTGCACGGGTGGCGATGTTAAAGCGGCAGAAGCGTACGTTGCTTGCCATCCGGCCTCGTCACTGTGGCACCGTCCGGTGATTACATCATTTATCGCTGAAACATACCGACATCCCGCCCAAATTTTAATTGCCCTTTCAGCCGACAAAAGGGTTGTAGGCATTGTGTCGCTTGTACAACTCAAGAGTCGCTTGTTCGGCAATTTCATGGTGTCCGTCCCTTACTTTAACTACGGCGGTCTATTGGCAGACCACCCAACGGTCGCGGATGCGCTCATCGAAGCCGCAAACCGCTGGCGCGAGCAGGAATCCGCGGCGCATCTGGAACTCCGCCATGTCCAGAATCTTGGGCTGGGGCTGCCGCAGCGCGGCAATAAAGTCAGCTTTTGGCTGGGGTTGCCAGACACCACTCAGCAGCTCTGGAACAGCTTCAAACCCAAGCTCCGAGCCCAAATTCGCCGAGGCGAAAGGGAGCATGCGGAGTTCGTGCTGGGAGGTTCTGAGCATCTTCATGATTTCTACCGCGTTTTTTCGGAAAACATGCGGGACCTTGGAACTCCTGTTTACGGTAGGGCTTTTTTCCGCAAGCTGTTGCAGCGCTTGCCCGAACAAACCTGGTTGGTGGTAGTCAGGGTAGGGCAAAAAGCAGTTGGTTGCGCGTTCCTGGCCGGCTATCGAAACCGACTTGAGATTCCCTGGGCATCAACACTGCGGAGCGTGAGCCATACCAGTATCAACATGTTTATGTACTGGAAAATATTGGAGTTTGCGGTATCGCGTGGGTACCGGGTCTTTGATTTTGGGCGTTGTTCGGAGCACGCCGGCACTTACCATTTCAAAAAACAGTGGGGCGCTCAACCAATCCCCTTGCACTGGGATTATGTATTGGCGCCGCGAGCGGTCCTGCCCGCCCTAAATCCGGAAAACCCAAAATACCACCTGCTAATCGCAATCTGGAAAAAGCTGCCGGTTTGGGCGGCGAATACGTTGGGACCACCCATTGTCCGGATGTTGCCATAG
- a CDS encoding glycosyltransferase family 4 protein, producing MTDRKFRNQKTVLHLIDTTGPGGAETVFINLLKEMGQTPYRNIVLLRGEGWVADKVRSIGINPFIIDSKGSFNLAYIWSVKRLLTAEKVDLIHAHLLGSNVYGAILAILSRRPMIATFHGAVDVAAKERFLRTKFFLIGLGASKIVCVSKRLEQELVSRSRLPPDKLKLIYNGVDSSLYQGKRQSNLRAELGLPPEARIVVSVGNIRPAKGYEYLVEAALRMLELDPQTHFVVVGHQREALFQKLTAQIKNAAQPPRVHWLGFREDVVEILRQSDIFLLPSTSEGFSISTVEAMMAGIPVIATRSGGPEEIISNHETGFLIPIKDPSAIVEAIQALRAPETRLRMVQKAQSVAKEKFGLRTMLNEYRGLYQQLLS from the coding sequence GTGACTGATCGCAAGTTTAGGAATCAGAAAACCGTCCTCCACTTGATTGATACGACGGGGCCTGGTGGAGCTGAAACCGTCTTTATCAATCTGTTAAAAGAAATGGGGCAGACCCCATACCGGAATATTGTGCTGCTGCGTGGTGAAGGCTGGGTTGCCGACAAAGTCCGTTCGATCGGCATTAATCCATTCATCATTGACTCCAAAGGCAGTTTTAATCTCGCCTACATTTGGTCCGTGAAACGACTCCTGACGGCTGAAAAGGTGGATCTGATTCATGCTCACTTGCTTGGCTCCAATGTTTACGGAGCGATATTGGCGATTTTGTCCAGACGACCGATGATCGCCACCTTCCACGGCGCGGTTGACGTTGCGGCCAAGGAGCGATTTTTGCGCACGAAGTTCTTCCTGATTGGCTTGGGCGCTTCAAAAATCGTGTGCGTTTCAAAGCGACTGGAACAGGAATTGGTCTCGAGAAGTCGGTTGCCACCGGATAAGCTTAAGTTGATCTACAACGGCGTGGACTCGTCCCTTTATCAAGGAAAAAGACAATCGAATTTGCGCGCGGAGTTGGGCCTGCCCCCGGAGGCAAGGATCGTCGTGTCGGTGGGCAACATTCGTCCGGCCAAGGGCTATGAATATCTGGTTGAAGCGGCACTGAGAATGCTGGAACTGGATCCCCAGACCCATTTCGTCGTCGTTGGCCATCAGCGGGAGGCGCTTTTCCAGAAGCTTACGGCGCAGATCAAGAACGCGGCCCAGCCACCCAGGGTGCACTGGCTGGGTTTTCGCGAGGATGTCGTCGAAATACTGCGGCAGTCAGATATCTTCCTGTTGCCATCTACCTCTGAGGGCTTTTCAATTTCCACGGTTGAGGCAATGATGGCCGGTATTCCTGTCATCGCCACCCGAAGCGGGGGCCCCGAGGAAATCATTTCCAATCACGAGACAGGATTTCTCATCCCGATAAAGGACCCCTCGGCAATCGTCGAAGCAATCCAGGCCTTGAGAGCGCCGGAAACGCGACTGCGAATGGTGCAAAAAGCGCAGTCGGTGGCCAAGGAAAAATTTGGTCTGAGAACTATGCTTAACGAATATCGAGGGCTCTACCAGCAACTCTTGAGCTAG
- a CDS encoding polysaccharide deacetylase family protein: protein MKSAVVRIANLVGETGCFRLLAPEVVPVFMLHRVYSGARSVAGGLPADTLRDHLAYVARRGYKVLTMDELLGMLEEGGRIHAKSVMFTIDDGFSDHFSVAARVFDEFGFVLNCFVITGFLDQELWPWDDQVSYAIQSSSCQQAKLTLPSGDPYLLDLVGDGINTAVRTLRDALKAVPQANLYQWIQSELFPALAAEYPSKVPPEFLAMSWSDASLLQQAGHGVYPHTCSHRILSTLTSDEKQYEIDHSRKRVEQELGKPPLVFAYPTGRQRDYDQRDMEQLINSGFKMAFTTVPNYVRKGQNLLELPRFSMPANSADFRQIVNRFEAFKNRLRA from the coding sequence TTGAAAAGTGCGGTGGTAAGGATTGCGAATCTTGTCGGCGAAACTGGGTGTTTTCGCCTTCTGGCTCCGGAGGTGGTGCCGGTGTTCATGTTGCATCGAGTCTACTCCGGAGCGCGCTCTGTAGCTGGGGGCCTGCCGGCAGACACGCTTCGTGACCATCTAGCCTACGTGGCCCGTCGCGGGTACAAAGTTCTGACCATGGATGAACTCCTTGGCATGTTGGAGGAGGGCGGACGGATACACGCCAAATCGGTGATGTTCACCATTGATGACGGATTTTCGGATCATTTCAGCGTAGCCGCCCGTGTCTTCGACGAGTTTGGCTTTGTTCTCAATTGTTTTGTGATCACCGGTTTTCTGGATCAGGAGCTCTGGCCTTGGGATGACCAAGTCAGCTACGCGATTCAATCGAGTTCCTGTCAGCAAGCGAAATTGACCCTGCCGTCCGGTGACCCCTACCTTCTGGATCTGGTCGGCGATGGCATCAACACTGCGGTCAGAACCCTGAGGGACGCTCTGAAGGCTGTGCCTCAGGCGAACCTGTACCAGTGGATCCAATCGGAACTTTTTCCCGCCCTTGCCGCAGAGTATCCAAGTAAAGTGCCGCCGGAATTCCTGGCTATGTCCTGGAGCGATGCCAGCCTGCTCCAGCAGGCTGGGCACGGTGTATACCCGCACACATGCAGCCATCGGATTCTTTCGACTCTGACATCGGATGAAAAACAGTATGAGATTGACCATTCACGAAAGCGGGTGGAACAGGAGTTGGGAAAGCCCCCGTTGGTATTCGCTTATCCTACCGGGCGTCAGAGGGATTACGATCAGCGGGATATGGAACAGCTGATAAACAGCGGATTCAAAATGGCATTCACTACGGTGCCCAACTACGTCCGGAAGGGGCAGAACCTACTGGAGCTCCCCAGATTTTCAATGCCTGCGAATTCAGCGGACTTTCGACAGATTGTAAATCGGTTCGAAGCCTTCAAAAATCGGCTTAGGGCTTAA
- a CDS encoding ATP-grasp domain-containing protein has protein sequence MEPRTLVLDGNQRASLAAVRSLGAKGLWVAVGESSVPSMAGNSKFSKRSFAYPNPLDCPRRFFDALLQTINEYGITFLLPITEATTYVVLRYRDELPSSVTLPFPSETSVEQLANKNQLFKFASEQRIPIPPTVYCQTRQDGLAELEQWAEFPVVLKPFKSKILQADGIVSTRVLIAKTIEEAMQLLKSNDFFDFPFTIQSFIEGRGQGVFALFNDGRPVCYFSHRRLREKPPGGGVSVLSESVPLDDQLKASAEKLLVGANWHGVAMVEFRVTPSGTGYLMEVNPRFWGSLQLAIDSGIDFPWLLYRVCTGEEVPEITWRQRRVRWILGDLDRLFIILKSPTSNYSLGRKLLEILRFCRPGLRTRHEVNRWRDLHPFWFELKQYLRALKG, from the coding sequence ATGGAACCCAGAACACTGGTGCTAGATGGCAATCAACGCGCATCCCTTGCCGCAGTCAGGTCCCTTGGGGCAAAGGGTTTGTGGGTGGCAGTGGGAGAATCTAGCGTTCCGTCCATGGCGGGGAACTCCAAATTCAGCAAACGCAGCTTTGCCTACCCCAATCCTCTAGATTGCCCGCGACGATTCTTCGACGCATTGCTTCAGACGATAAATGAGTACGGCATTACCTTCCTGCTGCCTATAACGGAAGCAACGACTTATGTGGTTCTGCGATATCGGGACGAACTACCCAGCTCTGTTACTCTTCCATTCCCCTCGGAGACGTCCGTTGAACAATTGGCAAACAAAAACCAACTGTTCAAATTCGCATCGGAACAACGGATTCCTATCCCTCCGACTGTTTATTGCCAGACCCGACAAGATGGTTTAGCGGAACTTGAGCAGTGGGCTGAGTTCCCCGTCGTACTCAAGCCGTTCAAATCGAAAATTCTTCAGGCCGATGGCATTGTTTCGACCAGGGTTTTGATCGCAAAAACCATCGAAGAGGCAATGCAACTACTCAAATCCAATGATTTCTTTGACTTCCCATTCACCATTCAATCTTTTATCGAGGGCCGCGGCCAAGGGGTTTTTGCGTTGTTTAACGATGGACGTCCTGTCTGCTACTTTTCCCACCGCAGACTGAGGGAAAAACCACCCGGTGGCGGTGTGAGCGTTTTGAGTGAATCAGTGCCACTGGATGACCAATTGAAAGCTTCGGCCGAAAAGCTTCTGGTCGGCGCCAACTGGCACGGCGTTGCGATGGTCGAATTCAGAGTCACCCCTTCTGGCACCGGTTACCTAATGGAGGTCAATCCGAGGTTCTGGGGCTCACTCCAGCTGGCAATCGACTCCGGCATTGACTTCCCCTGGTTGCTCTATCGCGTTTGTACTGGCGAGGAAGTTCCAGAAATCACATGGCGTCAACGGCGCGTAAGATGGATTCTCGGCGATTTAGATAGGCTCTTCATCATTCTGAAATCACCAACTTCAAACTATTCCCTGGGACGAAAGCTACTCGAAATTCTGAGATTTTGTCGGCCAGGCCTCCGGACACGCCATGAAGTGAATCGCTGGAGAGATCTCCACCCGTTCTGGTTTGAGTTAAAGCAATACCTTCGAGCACTGAAAGGGTGA